The genomic segment TGATATATACATATCAGAAAAAATAGAATATATAGAAAATCTTGATGCATTACCGTTACAAGCAATTGGAATTATTGACCCAGAGAAGTATTCAACAGCATTTACACTGATTACAAGCAGGGGATGTCCTGGAAATTGTGTTTATTGTGCATCTAGAGCGTTGTCTGGAAATAAATATCGAATGCGTTCCGCAGAGAATATTATCTGTGAAATTTATTTTCTGAGTGAAAAGCTGAATTCCAGAAAGTTTTTAATTTTAGATGATACATTTACGGCTAATAAGGAAAGATTAGAATATTTTTGCTTATTACTCTCTAAGTATAACGAAAAGTATGCATTTAGAATTGAGTCGCGCGTGGATGCTGTTAGAGAAAAAGATATAGATGCATTGAAGAAGGTAGGGTGTGAAGTTATTCACTTTGGAGTGGAAAGTGGTTCACAAGAGATAATTAAAAAGATTGGAAAGAATATTAATTTATCTTGGGCAAAGGAAATAATGTGTTATGCGAATAAGCAAAATATACATGTAGTTGCGAGTTTTATAATTGGTCATTTCTGTGATACAGAACGCACAATTCAAGAAACGATTAGTTTAATGGAAATATTAAGAAATTCTGGAATAGAGGTTTCGGTTGCTGGATGCGTACCATTTCCGGGAACGCCTTTATATGAGCATAAGGATAAACTGGGAATTTCTATACACGCACATTCATGGCAAGAATATGATTTTAGTAATATGATTATTAGTACCTCTTATTTAAGCCAAGAACAATTAAGGGAGTTACTGTTTAGTGCTGTGACGAAGATATCTTGATATATTTAGAAAGGAATATAGGTGAAAAAACGTGAAGACAATGGATTTAACAGTAAAAAATTTATCAAAGCAGTTTGTGGATTTTAAGCTTGATAATATTTCATTTGAACTACCTCGGGGAAGTGTTATGGGACTCATTGGACCAAATGGTTCAGGGAAAACTACGACAATAAAGCTTATTCTTAATATGTTGAAAAAAAATCAGGGGAAAATAGAAATTTTAGGATATGACAACATAAAAGAAGAACAGATAGCTAAAGAAAACTTAGGAATTGTTTTTGACTCCAATTACTTTGTGGATGAGTGGAATATGAAGATGGTAGAAAAAGCAATGTCTAGATTTTATAAGACATGGAACCATCTACGATTTTATTCATATATTGAACAATTTAAAATTGCAAAATCAAAAAAGGTAAAAGAGTTATCAAAAGGAATGCAGATGAAGTTAATGTTAGCATGTGCGTTTTCGTATGATTCAAAACTGTTAATTTTAGATGAGCCTACTAGTGGATTAGATCCAGTATCAAGAGATGAGCTTCTTGAGATTATTGAGAAGTATGTAGAGGATGGGAAACATAGTGTACTATTTTCTACACACATCACAAGTGATTTGGAAAAAGTAGCTGATTATATTACCTATATCAATTATGGAGAGTTGATATACAGTGGAGAAAAAAAGAAATTATTAGAAGAGTTTTATGTAATTCGAAATGTAAGAGAGGAAATACCTATTGGGATTAGAGAAAAATTAATTGGTGTAAGAAAAACGAAAGATGGAGTGCAGGCGCTTTTGAAGAAAGAGTATATAAAAGAGATAAGCGGCTTGGGTAGGATTGAAAAAGCTACATTAGACGATATAGTTGTTTTTACAAGTAAAGGAGAATAGATATGGCAAATATTATAAAGGCTATGAAATTGGATTTTGATTTGGTAAAGGTATATGTAAAAGCTATTTGCTTTACATTACTAATTCCAGTAGTGTTTGCAATAATAAATCGTTCATTGATGACAAGTGTTTCCTTTGCTACATGTTTTATTGCTATGGCATCTGGATACACATTTTCAATTTCTGAAAAAAATGGAATGGAGCGCTTATATGGGATATTGCCTATTACAAAAAAAGAATTTGTTTTAGGGAGATATCTGTATACAATTATTATGGGTGGAATTGCAGTTCTATTTTCCTGTATTGTTCATCCAATAGTATTATTCATATTAGGCGATAAAGTGACATGGCAGCAGATAATTTTTACATTTCTATATGGAATACTCTTGTATAGCATTTATACAGTTTTTCAATTGCCAGGATACTATAAATACGGATCTATTAACGGAAGGATGTTTATGTATATACCGATTATTGGTTTTTTACTTGTGTTGTTTGGAATGGAAAAAGTTAATTTAAGTAAAAATGGATTTGCAATAAGTATATTTAGTAATTTGGGTATATTAGCGGCTGTGATAACATTTGGTATTATTTTAATCTACACAGTATCAATATGTATTTCTATTAGGATTATGAAGAATAAAGAGATATAGGAGATGGTTATATGGATTTGACGATTTTAATCGTTGTAGGTCTTATTCTTTTTGTAGGAATTCCAAGGAGAAATCGCTATGGGAAAAATAAGAAAAAGGATAAAGAAAAGGATTGAAAACAGTTTAAATTTTGGTTTAATGCAATATAAGCAATGGTTTAAACACAATATTATGAGATTGGTGAATATTCTGGTGATTCGAAATCATAAATCCGGCAATTTGGAAATCACCTTTTTGTGCTTGACCACTAATAAATTTCTATGGGGATATTTGTCAAGGCCTTGCCGTATCTACGGTGCGTAGCAGCCTTTACTAATATCTTTGTAGAAATAAAAATTAGAATACACAAAATAGATTCTTAAAGGCGATTTTCATATCACCGGACAGGTGATAGAAAGTCATCCGTAATATTCAATTGGTGTTATTGACTACACTCTATCAGGTGGTGGACAAGAGCCTGCTATGAGTAGAACTATATACCGAAACTCAGAAATAATAATATCGGACGAGCCTACTGCAGCATTAGCTCCTAAAGCGAATATGAGCTCTATAGCATGTTTGATAAGTTATTTTGTGGTAAAACCTGTATATATATTTCACATCGTTTGGCATGTACGAAGTTGATCGATAGAATTGTAGTATTTGAAAATGCAAAACTTATAGAGGACGGTACACATCAAGAATTGCTGAATTTACATGGGAAGTATTTTGAATTATTTAACATGCAAGCACAGTTCTATCAATAATATCATGGGAGGAGGAAGGACGTATTTATAAATTTGTAGAAATCAAAAATACATTAATTTTGTCCCGAAAAGTCCAGTCAGGTTTCCTTTATGATCAAGTAAAAGAAACTATAGAAAGTGAGGCAAATCATGGCTGGCGTTTAACTCAAGTTATAATACCCAATAAAGGAAAGCATAGCATATCTGGTAAAAAGCGTCTTAGATTAGGCGCCTTTTTTCCATGGTGTTATCAATTAATTTTTGAAAAAGATGAAAAGGAAAATGTGCTGTATGAATATAAATTTTACAGAGTACCTTTAGAAACTAAAGCACAGGGTTCTAATGTGGATTGTAAAGACGATTTCTATATGGTGAAAGATTTTCTTCTTTCTATGACGGACAACGATTGGAAGTTTAAGCAAATTGTTATCCCATTTGATGAAAAGAAAGGAATCTATTGTACTCTTGGATATGAAGTGATTTTTGAAAGGAAAAAATAATATTGCCTCAATCACATTCGGAGAATTTTACCGCAGTGTAGTACAATATATTTGGTAACTTATGGATAAAAGTATGAGGGTATAGATATACAGTATTTTGAGGTGTAGAAATTATAATTAGTGGATAGCTCATTTGAGAAATGAAAATATTGGCTATATCAAATAGATTTTACAAAGGAGAAATACATGGAGAGAGTTTTAATAATATCTTATATTATCAGTATGATACTTATGGTAGGCTTTATTTATTGTGTTTATAGGGAGAAATATTGGGTTTTTGAATTTGTAAATAAAATCAAGAAGCCGATACAACAACTTGTTTATGTTTTGCTTATGCTCATATCATCGTATGCATATATTTGCTTTTCGTTACTCATAGAGGCTAACTTTAATGCTGTGATATGTGCAGTGCTATTACTTCTTTTGATTTGGGCTATGGACTATCTGTTTTCTTTATGTTTTAAAAAAAGTGATTTGGGGATAAGTGAAAAAAAACGCTATATTTTTATGGCGTATGTGGGTGCCTGCATATCGGGATTTATTATTGCAAGTCGTGATGCTTCGAAATTGGCTTTAGAAATTCCAAATATAACAATTAGCGTTTTGATCGGAGCTTATGTACCTTTTACATTATTATTAGAGGATGGGAAAAAAGGGAAAGTAGAATTGCAAAGTATGAAAGAAGAATGGGAGGAAAAGTATAAGAAGACATTTCGTGAACGTAAGGCCAAAGACATTCTTTCTGTTCTACTATTTGCGATGGTATATGGCGTTTTACTGGGAGTGGCGTTATCTCCTGCTCAAAATATCATCAATGATATTGCTTCAGGGATAGGAATGGGGATGGCTACAGTGGTTGTTGCCTTTGTAGGTTTAGTTGAAGTGAAAAACAGGTTAACGAAAAGGAAGAATAAAAGAGAAGACGCAGATCAAGAGAAATCCGGTACAGAGTAGACGGGGGCAAGACAGCAAGAAATATTTAGCTGGAATTATTTCAGATGTATCTCGCAAGATTGGATGTTGATGCGATATAAATGCTATGATATACTGAAGTCCATATTATTAGATTTGTGGAGAAATAGGGATATCCAGGAGAAAAACTATAAAATTAAATTTTGCAGAAAGAAGGCATTTTTATGAAACTTGTAGGAAGCAGAAAATTAACATGGGGAATTTGCAGTATTGGTGTTTTATTAGCAATAGTAAGTGTGTTTTTCTTACCTCAGATTATTCCTGTTCATTTTGCAAATGGAATAGCAGATGATTTTGGAAATAAGGTAGAGATTTTTTTATTTCCTATTTTGCTACTCATAATTACACTTTTGACTGGGAAAGAAAACATTAAATATTTCCTGACACATTCAAAAACATTTTTGACAGATATACAGTATAATTTGATGATAGATGGTGTTCTCGGAATTATTTTGATTGCAGAAATTTATGTTATTTATGCTTCATTTGTGTAAGTGTTTCAACAAAAAATTCCAGTTTCTATAAAGAGCAAAGGAGAATGGTCATGATTGATATGCAGAATCAAGAGGAAATTCCGATCTTAGAGGATTTTGAGGCATATATTAGAAATCCGGTATTTATGCAATTTTGCTCCGAGATTAAAAAGAAGTACAGGTGCAATGAGAAAATAGAATTTAGCCGTTGTAGTTGGGAACGTGGTTGGAATGTAAAATTTAAAAAGTCTGGAAAAAGCCTGTGTACCGTATATCCCAGGGAAGGATATTTTACGGTACTGGTTGTGGTTGGAGAAAAAGAAAAAGAAGCAGTTGAAGCTATTTTATGGGAATGTACTTCAGAATTAAGAGAACTTTACGAAAAAGCAAGATGGGGAAATGGACAAAAATGGCTTATGATTGATTTAGAAGATCAAGGAGAAATGTTTGCGGATGTACTTCAGCTTATTGAAATTCGTAGGAGATAATTAATTTTGGAGTGTGGAACAAGGAGTAAAGACGGAAGACTGCGAGGTAAATGATGAAGGCGTATGAAAATAAAGAGGAACTAAAGGCAGAAATCAAGAGGGCTTACGACAAATATATTGCAGAGTTTGAGGATATCCCAGAATCCTTGAAGGACAAACGATGTATGGAGGTGGATCGAACAC from the Blautia wexlerae DSM 19850 genome contains:
- a CDS encoding DUF1648 domain-containing protein, translated to MKLVGSRKLTWGICSIGVLLAIVSVFFLPQIIPVHFANGIADDFGNKVEIFLFPILLLIITLLTGKENIKYFLTHSKTFLTDIQYNLMIDGVLGIILIAEIYVIYASFV
- a CDS encoding ABC-2 transporter permease, which codes for MANIIKAMKLDFDLVKVYVKAICFTLLIPVVFAIINRSLMTSVSFATCFIAMASGYTFSISEKNGMERLYGILPITKKEFVLGRYLYTIIMGGIAVLFSCIVHPIVLFILGDKVTWQQIIFTFLYGILLYSIYTVFQLPGYYKYGSINGRMFMYIPIIGFLLVLFGMEKVNLSKNGFAISIFSNLGILAAVITFGIILIYTVSICISIRIMKNKEI
- a CDS encoding ABC transporter ATP-binding protein, whose product is MDLTVKNLSKQFVDFKLDNISFELPRGSVMGLIGPNGSGKTTTIKLILNMLKKNQGKIEILGYDNIKEEQIAKENLGIVFDSNYFVDEWNMKMVEKAMSRFYKTWNHLRFYSYIEQFKIAKSKKVKELSKGMQMKLMLACAFSYDSKLLILDEPTSGLDPVSRDELLEIIEKYVEDGKHSVLFSTHITSDLEKVADYITYINYGELIYSGEKKKLLEEFYVIRNVREEIPIGIREKLIGVRKTKDGVQALLKKEYIKEISGLGRIEKATLDDIVVFTSKGE
- a CDS encoding DUF4177 domain-containing protein; its protein translation is MSRKVQSGFLYDQVKETIESEANHGWRLTQVIIPNKGKHSISGKKRLRLGAFFPWCYQLIFEKDEKENVLYEYKFYRVPLETKAQGSNVDCKDDFYMVKDFLLSMTDNDWKFKQIVIPFDEKKGIYCTLGYEVIFERKK
- a CDS encoding DUF3788 domain-containing protein, whose product is MIDMQNQEEIPILEDFEAYIRNPVFMQFCSEIKKKYRCNEKIEFSRCSWERGWNVKFKKSGKSLCTVYPREGYFTVLVVVGEKEKEAVEAILWECTSELRELYEKARWGNGQKWLMIDLEDQGEMFADVLQLIEIRRR
- a CDS encoding B12-binding domain-containing radical SAM protein, which translates into the protein MKVEKVLLINCTLDKHSRAKIHNVVSSPNLGLLSIAGVLIMHGYDVKILDFFADPIKKEQYKKILEEFNPDVIGYSVYTRTVPFLRRMVELNKKIGYEGITVVGGPHPSFNEREMLDDIGADFVIKGEGEFTFLKLLESLKYPVQYPISRVKGISYRIKNDIYISEKIEYIENLDALPLQAIGIIDPEKYSTAFTLITSRGCPGNCVYCASRALSGNKYRMRSAENIICEIYFLSEKLNSRKFLILDDTFTANKERLEYFCLLLSKYNEKYAFRIESRVDAVREKDIDALKKVGCEVIHFGVESGSQEIIKKIGKNINLSWAKEIMCYANKQNIHVVASFIIGHFCDTERTIQETISLMEILRNSGIEVSVAGCVPFPGTPLYEHKDKLGISIHAHSWQEYDFSNMIISTSYLSQEQLRELLFSAVTKIS